One window of the Eucalyptus grandis isolate ANBG69807.140 chromosome 6, ASM1654582v1, whole genome shotgun sequence genome contains the following:
- the LOC104447835 gene encoding LOW QUALITY PROTEIN: cytochrome P450 81Q32 (The sequence of the model RefSeq protein was modified relative to this genomic sequence to represent the inferred CDS: inserted 5 bases in 4 codons; substituted 7 bases at 7 genomic stop codons), producing the protein MRGKNLPRTAFASRPLAKHTQHSPRMHAQMVIQFLLFLASFEIGKHLLHKIQEVIRFLLLLAFYTISKRLLHDAREVIQFLLFLASYAIVKHLLRHIWAVNQFLLYLAVYLVAKHLLRKIRNXPPSLFPALPVIGHLYLLQNPHHRSPSWISRWHDPITLLRFGSHRVLIVSSLDAAEECLTKNDVVFANQPHLLVGKHLGYNYTSLTWPPYGSHWRKLRXRGSQLEILSTNRLXTLSSIRANEVKLLFHQLASXKSDGQNVNVKSAFFELKLNVPXVDISLRRYYGENVGESEEXINFREIVTESXQGSDTTKMCEFLPFLRWMRPKRMEEKLMALQKKRDEFMQSLLMRAGPVGAMSHRRRADGGKKKTLIQVLLSLQETEPEYYKDEVIKSLMVVLLSTGPNMSAATTEXALSAMLNHPEILKKAQAEIDEVVGHNRLVSKSDLPKLPYLHSIIKETMQMYPVGPLLVPHESVEGCHIGGYRIPPGTMLLINLLSIXNDPKXWPDVTKFKPERFKGKEGARDGYKMPLGSGRRGCPGENPALCTIGLTLGSLIXCFEWNRITEESIDMTEGTGLTMPKAQPLLAKCRPRSFTSALLSQA; encoded by the exons ATGCGCGGCAAGAATCTTCCCCGAACAGCTTTTGCTTCTCGTCCCCTAGCCAAACACACACAGCACTCCCCACGCATGCACGCGCAAATGGTGATCCAATTCCTTCTCTTCCTCGCCTCCTTCGAGATCGGGAAGCACTTGCTCCACAAAATCCAGGAGGTGATCCGATTCCTTCTCTTGCTCGCCTTTTACACGATCTCGAAGCGCTTGCTCCACGATGCCCGGGAGGTGATCCAATTCCTGCTCTTCCTCGCCTCTTACGCGATCGTAAAGCACTTGCTCCGCCATATCTGGGCGGTGAATCAATTCCTTCTCTACCTCGCCGTTTACTTGGTGGCGAAGCACTTGCTCCGAAAGATCCGGA TCCCGCCGAGCCTGTTCCCGGCCCTCCCGGTCATCGGTCACCTCTACCTCCTCCAGAATCCCCACCACCGCTCCCCATCCTGGATCTCCCGGTGGCACGACCCAATcaccctcctccggttcgggTCCCACCGCGTCCTCATCGTCTCCTCCCTGGACGCTGCCGAGGAGTGCCTCACCAAGAACGATGTCGTCTTCGCCAACCAGCCCCACCTCCTCGTCGGGAAGCACCTTGGCTACAACTACACCAGCCTCACCTGGCCCCCCTACGGCAGCCACTGGCGGAAACTCCGCTAGAGAGGATCTCAACTTGAGATCCTCTCTACCAACCGCC CTACACTCTCAAGCATCCGGGCCAACGAGGTGAAGTTGCTGTTCCATCAGCTCGCGT CCAAGAGCGACGGCCAGAACGTGAACGTGAAGTCCGCTTTCTTTGAGCTAAAGCTGAACGTACC TTGAGTTGATATTTCTCTGCGCAGGTACTACGGAGAGAACGTGGGGGAGTCGGAGGAGTAGATAAACTTCAGGGAGATCGTGACAGAGTC TCAAGGATCGGACACTACGAAAATGTGCGAGTTCTTGCCGTTCCTGAGGTGGATGAGGCCGAAGCGGATGGAGGAGAAGCTCATGGCATTGCAGAAGAAGAGGGATGAGTTCATGCAGAGCTTATTGATGAGAGCCGGACCAGTGGGGGCCATGAGTCACCGGAGGAGGGCGgacggagggaagaagaaaacgtTGATTCAGGTACTCTTGTCTTTGCAAGAGACTGAGCCAGAGTACTACAAAGATGAAGTTATCAAGAGCCTTATGGTA GTTTTGTTATCAACAGGACCAAATATGTCGGCTGCGACCACGGAATAGGCACTGTCGGCTATGCTAAACCATCCGGAGATTTTGAAGAAGGCTCAAGCCGAAATAGACGAGGTCGTGGGTCACAACCGCCTCGTCAGCAAATCGGACTTGCCTAAGCTCCCCTACCTCCATTCTATCATAAAGGAAACAATGCAGATGTATCCCGTGGGTCCGCTCCTTGTGCCTCACGAATCGGTGGAGGGGTGTCACATAGGAGGTTACCGCATCCCGCCAGGCACGATGCTTCTAATCAACCTGCTTTCCATATAGAACGATCCCAAGTAGTGGCCTGACGTGACGAAATTCAAGCCGGAGAGATTCAAAGGGAAGGAAGGCGCGAGAGACGGATACAAGATGCCTTTAGGCTCGGGCAGGAGAGGGTGTCCAGGTGAGAACCCTGCCTTGTGCACGATCGGGTTGACTCTCGGGTCGTTGATCTAGTGCTTCGAATGGAACCGAATTACCGAGGAATCGATCGATATGACGGAAGGGACCGGCCTGACCATGCCCAAAGCTCAGCCGTTGTTGGCTAAATGTAGGCCTCGCTCCTTTACATCGGCCCTTCTTTCTCAGGCTTGA
- the LOC104447832 gene encoding cytochrome P450 81Q32, with protein sequence MVIQFLLFLAFYAIARRLLHKVRNLPPSPFPTLPIIGHLHLLKKPLHRSLSWISRRHGPVTLLQFGSRHVLVVSSPAAAEECLAKNDVIFANRPRLLAGKHLGYNYTSLAWSPYGNHWRNLRRIASLEILSTNRLLTLLSIRTSEVRSLLRLLAKSGGQSVNMKSAFFELMLNVMMQMIAGKRYYGENVGEVEEARKFREIVTESFRIGGVTNIGDFLPFLRRMGPKRLEEKMTALHKKRDEFMQSLIDESQSSEGDESLEMAAEGGKRKTLILVLLSLRETEPEYYKDETVKSLMLVLLLGGTDTSVATMEWAMSAMLNHPEILKKAQAEIDEVVGHDRIVDESDLPKLSYLHCIMNETMRMYPVGPLLIPHESAEECCVGGYRVPRGTMLLINLFSIQNNPKYWPDAAKFKPERFEGMEGVRDGYKMMPFGSGRRGCPGENLALRMVGLTLGSLIQCFEWNRISDELIDMTEGTGLSMPKAQPLLAKCRPRSFTSDLLSQA encoded by the exons ATGGTGATCCAATTCCTTCTCTTCCTCGCCTTCTACGCCATCGCGAGGCGCTTGCTCCACAAGGTCCGCAACCTCCCGCCCAGCCCCTTCCCCACCCTCCCCATCATcggccacctccacctcctcaagAAGCCCCTCCACCGCTCCCTGTCCTGGATCTCCCGGCGGCACGGCCCCGTCACCCTCCTCCAGTTTGGCTCCCGCCATGTCCTCGTCGTCTCCTCCCCGGCAGCTGCTGAGGAGTGCCTCGCCAAGAACGACGTCATCTTCGCCAACCGCCCCCGCCTCCTCGCCGGGAAGCACCTCGGCTACAACTACACCAGCCTCGCCTGGTCCCCCTACGGCAACCACTGGCGGAACCTCCGCCGCATCGCCTCCCTCGAGATCCTCTCCACCAACCGCCTCCTGACCTTGTTGAGCATCCGCACCAGCGAGGTGAGGTCGCTGCTCCGGCTGCTTGCCAAGAGTGGCGGCCAGAGCGTGAACATGAAGTCTGCTTTCTTCGAGCTGATGCTGAACGTGATGATGCAGATGATCGCCGGAAAGAG GTACTACGGAGAGAACGTCGGGGAGGTAGAGGAGGCGAGAAAGTTCAGGGAGATCGTGACGGAGTCGTTCAGAATTGGTGGCGTGACAAACATCGGCGATTTCTTGCCGTTCCTGAGGCGGATGGGGCCGAAGAGGTTGGAGGAGAAGATGACGGCGTTGCATAAGAAGAGGGATGAGTTCATGCAGAGCTTGATCGACGAGAGCCAGAGCAGTGAGGGCGACGAGTCGCTGGAGATGGCGGCGGaaggagggaagaggaaaaCGTTGATTCTGGTGCTCCTATCTCTGCGGGAGACCGAGCCGGAGTACTACAAGGACGAGACTGTCAAGAGCCTCATGCTG GTTTTGTTATTGGGGGGAACCGATACGTCGGTCGCGACCATGGAATGGGCAATGTCAGCTATGCTAAACCATCCGGAGATTCTGAAGAAGGCACAGGCCGAAATAGATGAGGTTGTGGGTCATGATCGTATTgttg ACGAATCGGACTTGCCTAAGCTCTCTTACCTCCATTGCATCATGAACGAAACGATGCGGATGTATCCCGTGGGTCCACTCCTTATCCCTCACGAATCGGCAGAGGAGTGCTGCGTGGGAGGTTACCGCGTCCCGCGAGGCACGATGCTCCTGATCAACCTGTTCTCCATACAGAACAATCCCAAGTACTGGCCTGACGCGGCGAAGTTCAAGCCGGAGAGGTTCGAAGGGATGGAAGGCGTGAGGGACGGGTACAAGATGATGCCTTTCGGCTCGGGGAGGAGAGGGTGTCCAGGCGAGAACCTCGCCTTGCGCATGGTCGGGTTGACGCTCGGGTCGTTGATCCAGTGCTTCGAGTGGAACCGGATTAGCGACGAACTGATCGACATGACGGAAGGGACCGGACTGAGCATGCCCAAAGCTCAGCCTTTGTTGGCTAAATGCAGGCCTCGCTCCTTCACATCGGACCTTCTTTCTCAGGCTTGA
- the LOC104447831 gene encoding metal transporter Nramp2 codes for MSSATDPSREGDRPSDEPDRDDESNTLLPPPQAPASPDDGDEGEEDEEDEEDEDEVAFQSREKIRIVDLESGDAAATATPPFSWKKLWLFTGPGFLMSIAFLDPGNLEGDLQAGAIAGYSLLWLLMWATVMGLLIQLLSARVGVATGRHLAELCREEYPDWARLLLWFMAEVALIGADIQEVIGSAIAIQILSNGRLPLWAGVLITASDCFMFLFLENYGVRKLEALFAMLIGTMAMSFAWMFGDTKPNGKELLAGLLIPRLGSKTIRQAVGVVGCVIMPHNVFLHSALVQSRKINPEKKGRVQEAINYYSIESSLALLVTFMINLFVTTVFAKAFYGTKQAQKIGLVNAGQYLEEKYGGGIFPILYIWGIGLLAAGQSSTITGTYAGQFIMGGFLNLRLKKWLRALITRSFAIVPTIIVAVVYNTSEASLDVLNEWLNVLQSMQIPFALIPLLTLVSKEQVMGSFKIGPTLQRVAWAVAALVMMINGYLLLEFFVSEVKGMLFGSVVISISAAYVAFIIYLIPRDGSLPMLWKSFT; via the exons ATGAGCAGCGCCACCGACCCATCACGGGAGGGCGACCGCCCCAGCGACGAGCCGGACCGAGACGATGAGTCCAATACCCTGTTGCCCCCTCCCCAGGCCCCGGCCTCACCCGACGACGGCGATGAGGgcgaggaggatgaggaggacgaggaggacgaggacgaggtcGCGTTCCAGTCCCGGGAAAAGATCCGCATCGTCGACCTCGAATCCGGGgacgcggcggcgacggcgaccccGCCCTTCTCGTGGAAGAAGCTGTGGCTGTTCACGGGTCCGGGTTTCTTGATGAGCATAGCGTTCCTGGATCCAGGCAACCTGGAGGGCGATCTGCAGGCGGGCGCTATTGCTGGGTACTCGCTTCTGTGGCTCCTCATGTGGGCCACGGTCATGGGTCTGCTGATCCAGTTGTTGTCTGCCCGGGTTGGAGTCGCGACTGGCCGGCACCTGGCGGAGCTGTGCCGGGAGGAGTACCCTGATTGGGCGAGGTTGCTGCTGTGGTTCATGGCGGAGGTGGCTTTGATCGGGGCTGACATACAGGAGGTTATTGGGAGTGCTATTGCCATTCAGATTCTGAGTAATGGGCGCTTGCCGCTTTGGGCCGGAGTCCTAATTACAGCCTCAGATTG tttcatgttcttgtttctgGAGAACTACGGAGTGAGAAAATTGGAGGCTCTTTTTGCCATGCTTATTGGAACCATGGCTATGTCATTTGCCTGGATGTTTGGTGATACAAAGCCCAATGGCAAAGAGCTTTTAGCCG GTCTTTTGATTCCAAGACTTGGCTCTAAGACAATTCGTCAAGCTGTGGGAGTTGTGGGTTGCGTCATAATGCCTCACAATGTATTTCTACACTCTGCTCTGGTCCAGTCTAGGAAAATTAATCCTGAGAAGAAGGGCAGGGTTCAAGAGGCAATAAATTACTATTCAATTGAGTCATCTTTGGCCCTCCTAGTCACATTTATGATCAACTTGTTTGTCACAACAGTTTTTGCCAAAGCATTTTATGGTACAAAACAAGCGCAAAAGATTGGACTTGTAAATGCAGGCCAATATCTTGAAGAGAAATATGGGGGAGGAATCTTTCCTATTCTATATATTTGGGGCATTGGGTTATTGGCAGCGGGACAGAGCAGCACAATTACTGGAACATATGCTGGGCAGTTTATCATGGGTGGCTTCCTTAACCTCCGTTTAAAGAAATGGCTAAGGGCATTGATCACACGAAGCTTTGCAATTGTGCCGACTATTATAGTGGCTGTTGTTTATAACACATCGGAAGCATCGTTGGATGTTTTGAATGAATGGCTCAATGTGCTTCAATCTATGCAGATCCCTTTTGCGCTCATACCCCTTCTTACGTTAGTTTCAAAGGAGCAGGTCATGGGTTCTTTTAAGATTGGACCGACTCTTCAG AGGGTGGCATGGGCTGTGGCAGCACTGGTGATGATGATCAATGGGTACCTGTTGTTGGAGTTCTTCGTCTCCGAGGTTAAGGGAATGCTGTTTGGTTCTGTTGTGATCAGCATCAGTGCTGCATATGTGGCATTCATCATTTACCTCATTCCACGAGATGGATCGCTCCCAATGCTGTGGAAGAGCTTCACCTGA